In Vanessa atalanta chromosome 19, ilVanAtal1.2, whole genome shotgun sequence, one DNA window encodes the following:
- the LOC125071293 gene encoding tight junction protein ZO-1-like isoform X6 — translation MINLYGSSRHNRSLYGTVRSLVPRTAPITSVEDLMYTTPYFYHLPPPPQQLNTFPGRKRRKRTAERNSGWETHRVRLNRVPGYGFGIAVSGGRDNPHFASGDPSIAVSDVLRGGPAEDKLQVNDRIVSVNGVPLENVEYARAVQVLRESGATVSLVVRRRAPAPPPTAPTTIKLALTRNGKKEDFGIVLGCKIYVKELTMRAREQLNQAGQGLCEGDVISRINNTAVTDAMTLKEAKKLVESCKDRLNLVITRELIREETVTNGNYQNNYSSLEATPHTTYPSSGDTMSSPYSSSGQNLYVAAPVRGADNRRGPLDEQPPRPPPPRNDDYYSSRRQLYEEDGMTNQRNKPPSEPRLISFQKEGSVGLRLCGGNRSGVFVSGVQPTSPAALQGLQPADKILKVNDMEMKGVTREEAVLFLLSLQERIDLIVQHSPDEYNAVASGQMPGDSFHIKTHFHYTEPTEGEMSFRCGDVFHVLDTLHNGTVGAWHVYRIGRNNQEVQKGTIPNKARAEELATAQFNATKKEMSGNDVKHNFFRRRRSTHRRSKSLGKEHWDEVVLSDSISKFPAYERVVLKQPGFVRPVIVLGAVADLARERLLADSPDNFSSPKMDSTLEDSKTKSTGIIRLSSIRSIMERGKHALLDITPNAVDRLNYAQFYPIVIFMKADSKHIIKQLRSGLPKSAHKSSKKLLEQCQHMERVWGHVFTHTITLSEANQNTWFNKLCDLIQRTQQQQLWVSETKRPEPLSDDFLFSMSSSSENRLSYASSPESDLEVSPPPAPRLVKSSSDPSIATTQDNMDRDDDINQMTDAVPPPYSQGGYDSKYGFANGNGPQSNGGNHSQNMPPTSEAPPYQCTPMTHSPPHSPLYGTVPELPPRSGPAGRPAGGVLLPAPPPSRAHGLRHNPAGRPSAQERLFGPPKENSEDTATYSARPAHGQGSLDRHRHPNNPNYDGTPPYDYSGPASNSNSMGSCRLPPNAPDDLKVAPSIKLDPPPPNPAHSPQRTHEHNSLDYTRPPPDNYRVQDNYRSPQTRPPPMNGNSPHAQNSHSAQNSHSAQNSHSAQNSHSAQNSHNAQNSHNAQNSHNAQNSHNAQNSHNTHNSHNAHNSHNAQNPHTVHNVPTTPMHARGPSLPNVPTNDHAKYSARTNSASQADYSGRAPPYKPVPPPKPKHYRPPDQPHQQLPPHQTHQPHPRNGSTALAAPQSLEAAGAAPHYSHAHSHSQPHRAPHAHAYHQQNMYGSGLGAQSPPYAGPPPHRAINLPHNPHLIDLAGSREQRGSAFELYRKPQHMHNLSSSDAMNSSVEPDETFSPKTKKKLSKKPSFIKNAVLDLFRSKSKNSQKVCRQKSLCENDLQQRYAQQMPMLRREKSDLGDIHVRNTQIRNKMLQRSNSSSCEKPVLKPILKRQSSFCDDRNGSIYTVRDYETKTIVKNLRRQNSMCEIETEPKVTPLLRRQNSLIEYNRRGVYGQSSSFNMITKIDPIYQRQQQIKHEPFYPTQPLPPEPIYQSKEHIVYDPIPKPRRTYASLYDTSSENPYASRSEISNQSFENPYGNRETLSMPLLDSPYATRAECVREDPYSNKSEIAESSYMMTQDIPRKPEPLYAESQYTSKEQMLRNRMTSESPYATKEDMLRQRFSESPYNTKEDMLKQRLDGSLTKDPIYGKRTYEPPPSTSWSENSYAIRPDRRLQTPVNYPGRMSPMSKCMSEPPYASRTEMMTRINQTESPYATRSEVKSSCSDNHYNTTSDSLDYTQNIRPASAECTYVSRQEILSQKAALLANKESTYGSKLEEKLEIIKQRNQAKKEKIYQTRLEANESDSLKSREPLYVSKRELKDSVIYESHQEAKEVPLPLSQEGSARSSPYELSDANHLSRREPLYQTPAEALTGESDTFQEIDFSKLRLTESQTDSEKEKSKSLESKILKGEPLYSPRLHGKADHISNALKVTTSPVPYESSTSMETHYASECSMNFENKPQSTPYTSQDLNDRSLKTNRTVTFCERIIEKSPESSQDNSENASTSRNETTVINNDTTVLKADVSEDNESGNKTNEVEPDGPHTTWGVFDSDGGILEDRHWGVSLIIPPKAIAPGIKQKIYFTVSDPRLSQRVGGPPIDMDNGEAMLSPLVMCGPQGLVFLKPVTLRLPHCANAVPSLGLTIKATDTEAHLSTDWDQIHLPATTTLNTVAVKVDHF, via the exons CGAGAAATGGGAAAAAAGAAG ATTTTGGAATAGTCCTAGGATGTAAGATCTATGTAAAAGAATTAACGATGCGAGCGAGAGAGCAACTAAACCAAGCCGGACAGGGTCTTTGCGAGGGAGACGTCATATCTCGTATCAATAACACCGCAGTGACGGACGCAATGACCTTGAAAGAAGCCAAGAAACTCGTGGAGTCTTGCAAAGATCGCCTTAACTTGGTCATTACTAGAGAACTTATTAGAGAGGAGACAGTCACGAATGGAAATTACCAGAATAATTATAGTAGTTTAG AAGCGACACCTCACACGACATATCCAAGCAGCGGGGATACGATGTCCTCTCCGTACTCCAGCAGCGGACAGAATCTGTACGTGGCGGCACCGGTGCGTGGTGCAGATAACCGGCGCGGGCCTCTCGACGAGCAGCCACCGCGACCACCTCCACCGAGAAATGATG ATTACTATAGCAGCCGAAGGCAATTATACGAAGAAGATGGTATGACCAATCAGAGGAACAAGCCGCC gagcGAACCAAGATTAATAAGTTTCCAAAAGGAAGGTTCAGTGGGACTCAGATTGTGTGGTGGAAATCGATCTGGCGTTTTTGTATCTGGAGTTCAACCAACCAGCCCCGCTGCGCTACAGGGACTCCAGCCAGCAGATAAAATTCTCAAG GTCAACGACATGGAAATGAAAGGGGTAACACGGGAGGAGGCAGTTCTGTTCCTGCTAAGCTTACAAGAAAGAATTGACCTGATAGTACAACACTCGCCCGACGAGTATAACGCAGTAGCCAGCGGACAGATGC CCGGTGACTCGTTCCACATCAAGACACACTTCCACTACACGGAACCCACGGAGGGCGAGATGTCGTTCCGCTGCGGAGACGTGTTCCACGTGCTCGATACTCTTCACAACGGAACTGTCGGTGCTTGGCACGTGTACCGGATAG GTCGTAACAACCAAGAAGTTCAAAAAGGCACAATACCAAACAAAGCTCGCGCTGAAGAACTAGCGACGGCCCAGTTCAACGCTACCAAGAAGGAGATGTCTGGAAATGACGTTAAACATAATTTCTTTAGAAGGAGACGTTCGACGCATCGACGCAGCAAGAGCTTAGGAAAG GAGCACTGGGACGAGGTGGTGCTGTCGGACAGCATCAGCAAGTTCCCGGCGTACGAGCGCGTGGTGCTGAAGCAGCCCGGCTTCGTGCGGCCCGTCATCGTGCTGGGCGCCGTGGCCGACCTGGCGCGCGAGCGCCTGCTGGCCGACAGCCCCGACAACTTCTCCTCGCCCA AAATGGACAGCACTCTTGAAGACAGTAAAACCAAGTCCACGGGTATCATTCGCTTATCCAGCATCAGAAGCATCATGGAGCGAGGGAAACACGCCTTACTGGATATCACACCTAACGCCGTTGACAGGCTTAACTATGCCCAGTTTTATcctatagttatatttatgaagGCAGACAGCAAACATATCATTAAACAACTTAGAAGCGGCTTGCCCAA atCAGCCCACAAATCATCTAAGAAGCTCCTCGAGCAATGTCAACACATGGAGCGCGTGTGGGGACACGTGTTCACGCACACCATCACACTCAGCGAGGCCAATCAGAACACGTGGTTCAACAAGCTCTGTGACCTCATACAGAGGACTCAACAGCAGCAGCTGTGGGTTTCGGAGACCAAG AGGCCAGAGCCGCTGTCAGACGACTTTTTATTCTCGATGTCTTCGAGCTCAGAGAACAGACTATCATACGCGTCTAGTCCTGAAAGTGACTTGGAAGTCAGTCCGCCACCAGCACCGAGACTGGTGAAGTCATCATCGGACCCGTCCATAGCGACCACTCAAGATAACATGGATCGTGACGATGATATCAATCAAATGACCGACGCGGTGCCTCCGCCATATTCG CAAGGTGGCTACGATAGCAAATACGGTTTTGCCAACGGTAACGGCCCGCAAAGCAACGGCGGCAATCATAGCCAGAATATGCCTCCGACGAGTGAAGCACCGCCTTACCAGTGTACTCCGATGACTCATTCACCCCCGCACTCGCCTCTGTACGGAACTG TGCCCGAGCTGCCGCCGCGCAGCGGGCCGGCGGGGCGGCCGGCGGGCGGCGTGCTGctgcccgcgccgccgcccagCCGCGCGCACGGCCTGCGCCACAACCCCGCG GGTCGTCCGAGTGCCCAAGAGAGGTTATTCGGTCCGCCGAAGGAGAACAGTGAGGATACAGCGACGTACAGCGCGCGACCGGCGCACGGACAGGGCTCCCTGGACAGGCACAGGCATCCAAACAATCCG AACTACGACGGCACGCCGCCCTACGACTACAGCGGGCCGGCGTCCAACAGCAACTCCATGGGCTCGTGTCGCCTGCCGCCCAACGCGCCCGACGACCTCAAGGTCGCCCCCTCCAT CAAACTGGACCCCCCGCCCCCCAACCCCGCGCACAGTCCGCAGCGGACACACGAACACAACTCGCTGGACTACACGCGGCCGCCGCCGGACAACTACAG AGTTCAAGACAACTACCGCAGCCCGCAGACTCGACCACCGCCGATGAACGGCAACAGTCCGCACGCCCAAAATTCTCACAGCGCGCAAAATTCTCATAGCGCGCAAAATTCTCACAGCGCGCAAAATTCTCACAGCGCGCAAAATTCCCATAACGCCCAAAATTCCCATAACGCCCAAAATTCCCATAACGCCCAAAATTCCCATAACGCCCAAAATTCCCATAACACCCACAACTCTCACAACGCTCATAATTCTCATAACGCCCAAAACCCTCACACCGTTCACAACGTGCCCACCACCCCGATGCACGCTAGAGGACCGTCTTTACCAAACGTCCCGACCAACGATCATGCTAAGTACAG TGCGCGTACGAACTCTGCCTCCCAAGCGGACTACAGCGGTCGAGCGCCGCCCTACAAGCCTGTACCGCCACCCAAGCCCAAGCACTACCGTCCGCCCGATCAACCCCACCAGCAGCTACCACCACACCAGACCCACCAGCCGCATCCGCGCAACGGG AGTACAGCCCTGGCTGCCCCGCAGAGCCTGgaggcggcgggcgcggcgccgcACTACTCGCACGCGCACTCGCACTCGCAGCCGCACCGCGCGCCGCACGCGCACGcctaccatcag CAGAACATGTACGGGTCTGGTCTGGGCGCGCAGTCTCCGCCGTACGCCGGCCCGCCGCCGCACCGAGCCATCAACTTGCCGCACAACCCGCATCTCATAG ATTTAGCTGGAAGTCGAGAACAGCGAGGGTCGGCGTTCGAGTTGTATAGAAAACCTCAGCATATGCACAATTTGAG CTCATCCGATGCCATGAACTCCAGTGTGGAGCCAGACGAAACATTCTCACCAAAAACTAAAAAGAAATTATCTAAAAAGCCATCATTCATTAAAAACGCCGTACTCGATTTATTCCGTTCGAAATCGAAAAACTCTCAGAAAGTTTGTCGACAGAAGTCACTGTGTGAGAATGACTTGCAACAGAGATACGCACAGCAAATGCCAATGCTGAGACGAGAGAAGTCTGATCTCGGTGACATCCACGTCAGGAACACTCAGATCAGGAACAAAATGTTGCAACGTAGTAATTCGTCCTCGTGTGAAAAGCCCGTCTTAAAACCGATATTAAAAAGGCAAAGCTCATTCTGTGACGATAGAAACGGTTCAATTTACACCGTAAGAGACTACGAAACCAAAACTATCGTCAAAAACTTAAGGAGACAGAACTCCATGTGTGAAATAGAAACTGAACCTAAAGTTACCCCTCTACTTCGTAGACAGAATTctcttatagaatataataggaGAGGTGTCTATGGACAGTCTTCCAGCTTTAATATGATTACCAAAATAGATCCTATTTACCAAAGACAACAGCAAATAAAGCACGAACCATTTTATCCTACTCAACCTCTACCTCCAGAACCAATTTACCAAAGCAAAGAACATATTGTTTATGATCCGATTCCTAAACCAAGAAGGACGTACGCTTCGCTGTATGATACTTCCAGCGAAAATCCCTACGCTAGCAGATCAGAGATCTCGAATCAAAGCTTTGAAAATCCGTATGGGAACCGTGAAACACTATCGATGCCTCTATTAGATTCACCTTACGCAACAAGAGCCGAATGCGTCAGGGAAGAtccttattcaaataaaagtgaaatagCAGAGAGCTCATATATGATGACACAAGATATTCCAAGAAAACCAGAACCTCTGTACGCAGAATCCCAATATACTAGCAAAGAACAGATGTTAAGGAATAGAATGACATCCGAAAGTCCCTATGCAACGAAAGAAGACATGCTCCGTCAAAGATTTTCAGAATCTCCATACAATACAAAAGAAGATATGCTAAAACAAAGATTGGATGGTTCATTAACTAAAGATCCTATATATGGTAAAAGGACATATGAGCCACCTCCAAGTACATCTTGGTCTGAAAATTCCTATGCTATTCGGCCGGATAGAAGGCTTCAGACTCCAGTTAATTATCCTGGAAGAATGTCGCCCATGAGCAAATGTATGAGTGAACCTCCTTATGCTAGTAGAACGGAAATGATGACAAGAATTAATCAAACGGAATCGCCTTACGCTACTCGATCTGAAGTTAAGTCTAGTTGTTCTGATAACCATTATAACACTACAAGTGACAGTTTAGATTACACGCAGAATATAAGACCTGCATCAGCAGAATGTACGTATGTTTCTAGACAGGAAATACTATCACAAAAAGCTGCTTTATTGGCAAACAAAGAATCAACTTACGGAAGTAAGTTAGAGGAAAAACtagagattataaaacaaagaaatcaagcaaaaaaagaaaagatttatCAGACGAGACTAGAAGCGAATGAGAGCGATTCTTTAAAAAGCAGAGAGCCATTGTACGTATCAAAGAGGGAACTGAAAGATAGTGTTATATACGAATCGCATCAAGAAGCTAAAGAAGTACCATTACCTTTAAGCCAAGAAGGCAGTGCAAGAAGTAGTCCATATGAACTTAGCGATGCCAATCATCTATCGCGCCGAGAACCATTATACCAAACGCCAGCGGAGGCTCTAACTGGTGAATCTGATACATTCCAAGAAAtagatttttctaaattaagATTAACAGAGTCTCAAACTGACTCcgaaaaagaaaaatcaaagaGTTTGGAAAGCAAAATATTGAAAGGCGAACCTCTGTATTCACCTAGGTTGCATGGTAAGGCTGATCATATATCTAACGCTCTAAAAGTGACAACTTCGCCAGTGCCTTACGAATCTTCAACATCAATGGAGACACATTATGCCTCAGAATGTAGTATGAACTTTGAAAACAAACCTCAAAGTACCCCATACACATCTCAAGATTTAAACGACCGTTCGTTAAAAACCAATCGGACGGTCACGTTTTGCGAACGTATAATCGAAAAAAGTCCTGAAAGCAGTCAAGATAATTCAGAAAATGCATCCACGAGCAGAAATGAAACGACTGTGATAAATAATGACACGACAGTTCTCAAAGCCGATGTATCAGAGGACAATGAATCCGGCAATAAAACTAATGAAGTGGAACCGGATGGACCTCACACGACCTGGGGGGTGTTTGACAGTGATGGTGGCATACTAGAAGATAGGCATTGGGGCGTATCTCTGATCATTCCACCAAAAGCAATCGCTCcaggaataaaacaaaaaatctattttaccGTGTCTGATCCGCGACTGAGCCAACGCGTGGGGGGACCTCCCATCGATATGGATAACG GTGAAGCAATGCTGTCCCCACTAGTGATGTGCGGTCCGCAAGGTCTAGTGTTTCTAAAGCCAGTGACATTGCGGCTGCCGCACTGCGCCAACGCCGTCCCATCACTAGGGCTCACGATCAAGGCCACGGATACTGAAGCGCACCTCAGCACGGACTGGGATCAGATACATCTGCCAGCGACTACAACTCTCAACACGGTCGCGGTCAAAGTTGATCACTTTTAG